From Primulina tabacum isolate GXHZ01 chromosome 2, ASM2559414v2, whole genome shotgun sequence, one genomic window encodes:
- the LOC142528653 gene encoding F-box/kelch-repeat protein At1g55270-like encodes MDRVIQPPLVDTTACLCRVDAGLKTVVGAKKYVPGTNRCLRPDIKPSIHPSRQRPPRDQNRSQSPLLPGLPDDLAIACLIRVPRIEHCKLRLVCKRWYRLLAGNFFYSLRKNLGISEEWIYVLKRDKDGKISWLAFDPIYQLWQPLPPVPKEYSEALDFGCAILSGCHLYLFGGKDPVKGCMRRVVFFSARTNKWHRAPDMLRRRHFFGSCVINNRLYVAGGENEGVHRSQRSAEVYDPNKNRWSFISDMSTAMVPFIGVVYEGKWFLKGLGSHRQVLSEVYLPETDSWYPVHDGMVTGWRSPSTTIDGHLYALDCKDGCRLRLYDKTTGTWTKHVDSKMHLGSSKALEAAALLPLKGKLCIIRNNMSITLVDVLKSDHGQAATAEHLWETISGKGHLKTLVTNFLSNLTSRNGLKNRIVHCHVLQA; translated from the exons ATGGATAGGGTGATTCAGCCTCCCCTG GTAGATACAACAGCTTGCCTTTGTAGAGTAGATGCAGGTCTCAAAACAGTTGTCGGGGCTAAAAAGTATGTGCCGGGAACAAATCGCTGTCTTCGGCCTGACATTAAACCTTCCATTCACCCCTCCAGACAGAGGCCACCACGTGACCAGAATAGGAGTCAATCCCCACTACTGCCTGGTCTTCCAGATGATCTTGCTATTGCTTGCTTAATCCGTGTCCCGAGAATTGAGCATTGCAAGCTTCGTCTAGTCTGCAAAAGATGGTATCGCCTTCTGGCTGGAAATTTCTTTTACTCGCTTCGGAAAAATCTTGGAATTTCGGAGGAATGGATTTATGTATTGAAAAGAGACAAAGATGGAAAGATATCATGGCTCGCCTTTGACCCAATATATCAGCTATGGCAGCCTCTCCCTCCTGTGCCCAAAGAATATTCTGAAGCCCTCGATTTTGGATGTGCTATACTTAGTGGTTGTCACCTTTATTTGTTTGGCGGGAAAGATCCAGTGAAAGGTTGCATGAGAAGAGTTGTCTTTTTCAGCGCTAGGACTAACAAATGGCATCGTGCCCCCGATATGCTTCGGAGGCGACATTTCTTTGGCAGTTGTGTCATAAACAATCGGTTGTATGTAGCTGGTGGGGAGAATGAGGGGGTTCACCGTTCTCAAAGATCTGCTGAGGTTTATGATCCCAACAAGAATAGATGGTCTTTCATTTCTGATATGAGCACTGCAATGGTGCCTTTTATAGGGGTTGTTTATGAAGGGAAATGGTTCTTGAAAGGTCTCGGTTCTCACCGGCAAGTCCTTAGTGAGGTTTACTTACCTGAAACTGATAGCTGGTACCCGGTCCATGATGGAATGGTCACAGGttggaggagtcctagcaccACAATTGATGGGCATCTCTATGCTTTAGATTGCAAAGATGGCTGCAGACTTAGATTGTACGATAAAACCACGGGTACGTGGACCAAGCATGTTGACAGTAAAATGCATCTGGGCAGCTCAAAGGCCTTAGAGGCTGCTGCTCTCCTTCCGCTTAAGGGGAAATTGTGCATTATCCGAAATAACATGAGTATCACTCTGGTTGATGTTTTGAAATCTGATCACGGGCAGGCAGCTACTGCTGAGCATTTATGGGAAACTATTTCTGGGAAAGGACATCTGAAAACTTTGGTCACCAATTTTTTGTCCAATCTTACTAGTAGAAATGGACTTAAAAATCGCATAGTTCATTGTCATGTTCTTCAAGCTTGA